A stretch of the Arachis stenosperma cultivar V10309 chromosome 6, arast.V10309.gnm1.PFL2, whole genome shotgun sequence genome encodes the following:
- the LOC130936793 gene encoding uncharacterized protein LOC130936793 yields MAKLNDPQEPATFPSKRKPDDPIPQEPLIKTPKLSTFDCNNNSINHLTDSEPLAEKEKSETDVVLDKEAGNGDTKLRNDVVDNDKEHVVDEEEYDDDDDEDDEDDNVEAEVDRKGKGVLRDDKGKGKLIVEEEDDDDDDDDDDSDDDSDVDGISGDDSDFSDDPLAEVDLNNILPSRTRRRTFQPGLHIPSKPVDFTAAADDDDDDDSDA; encoded by the coding sequence ATGGCCAAACTCAACGACCCGCAAGAACCCGCCACATTCCCCTCAAAGCGCAAGCCCGATGATCCAATTCCCCAAGAACCCCTCATCAAAACCCCAAAGCTCTCAACTTTCGACTGCAACAACAACTCAATCAATCACCTCACCGATTCCGAACCTCTCGCCGAGAAGGAGAAATCAGAAACCGATGTCGTTCTAGATAAAGAAGCTGGGAACGGCGACACTAAGCTTCGAAATGACGTTGTCGACAATGATAAGGAACATGTGGTAGATGAAGAGGAGTATGATGATGACGACGACGAAGACGATGAGGATGATAATGTGGAGGCTGAGGTGGACCGGAAGGGAAAGGGGGTTTTGCGTGACGACAAGGGCAAAGGGAAATtgatagtagaagaagaagatgatgacgACGACGACGATGATGATGACAGTGATGATGATTCGGACGTAGACGGCATTTCCGGTGATGACAGTGATTTTTCCGATGATCCGCTTGCGGAGGTTGATTTGAATAACATTCTTCCGTCAAGGACTCGGCGGCGGACGTTTCAACCTGGATTGCACATTCCCAGTAAACCCGTTGATTTTACCGCTGCTGCtgatgatgacgatgatgaCGACAGCGACGCATGA